From Anopheles darlingi chromosome 2, idAnoDarlMG_H_01, whole genome shotgun sequence, the proteins below share one genomic window:
- the LOC125950071 gene encoding uncharacterized protein ZK1073.1 isoform X2 has product MSAQERRASFARRAESLMEKRYAVNTEKSGEIIVTVQGDLSQQEKRAVFLTVHDLGTNHSSFEEFVNSACMIEIKERSCFIHIDVPGHADNAPNLAESFQFPSLQLLGEELITVLDFLHVKYVIGVGEGAGANVLARFGLAHPSRCLGLILINVTGSAASVLDVFKTKFISWKGDEVGQSAEDFLLYHKFGYQLVGDNPDKEKIVAEFQSRLHSSLNSKNIKQYVKAFMSRKDLPLKNCKVDLLLITGIMSPYASVVEKLYKDLNKEKVTLLKVERAGDVLADAPAKVAQSILLFCKGQGLLTSVAMPGVDRNRAFSTSSGGSTEGALGPRRLSRGMSMEDYDKPNIRRLSVTINEQLPPIKK; this is encoded by the exons CGATATGCAGTCAATACGGAGAAGAGCGGAGAGATCATCGTTACAGTGCAG GGCGATCTATCGCAGCAGGAAAAGCGAGCTGTCTTCCTCACCGTTCACGATTTGGGAACCAACc ATTCCTCGTTTGAGGAGTTCGTCAACAGCGCGTGCATGATCGAAATCAAAGAACGGTCATGCTTCATCCACATCGATGTGCCCGGTCATGCGGATAATGCACCCAATCTGGCAGAATC GTTCCAGTTTCCATCACTGCAGCTGCTGGGCGAAGAGCTGATCACGGTGCTGGACTTCTTGCACGTGAAGTATGTGATCGGTGTGGGCGAAGGTGCTGGAGCAAATGTGCTGGCCCGTTTCGGTCTGGCCCATCCATCGCGTTGCCTCGGGCTTATCCTGATCAACGTCACGGGATCGGCAGCCTCGGTGCTGGATGTGTTCAAGACGAAATTCATCTCCTGGAAGGGCGACGAGGTTGGCCAGTCAGCCGAGGATTTCCTGCTTTACCATAAATTTGGCTAC caactgGTAGGCGATAATCCCGATAAGGAAAAGATTGTCGCCGAATTCCAGAGCCGTCTGCACAGCTCGCTTAACAGCAAAAACATCAAGCAATACGTTAAAGCATTTATGTC GCGCAAAGATTTGCCACTGAAGAATTGTAAAGTCGATCTATTGCTGATCACTGGCATCATGAGCCCATACGCCAGTGTCGTTGAGAAGCTGTACAAGGATCTGAACAAGGAGAAGGTCACGCTGCTGAAGGTGGAACGAGCTGGTGATGTGTTGGCTGATGCT CCTGCAAAAGTTGCCCAATCGATACTGCTATTCTGTAAGGGTCAGGGCTTGCTGACCTCGGTGGCGATGCCGGGTGTGGATCGCAACCGTGCATTCTCGACCAGTTCCGGCGGTTCGACCGAGGGTGCGCTCGGACCGAGGCGTCTATCGCGCGGTATGTCGATGGAGGACTACGACAAACCTAACATCAGACGGCTCAGCGTTACGATCAACGAGCAGCTGCCACCGATTAAGAAGTAG
- the LOC125950071 gene encoding uncharacterized protein ZK1073.1 isoform X1: MEKGKTNDTTSSPGGAAAAAAGSPPTKSVHRYAVNTEKSGEIIVTVQGDLSQQEKRAVFLTVHDLGTNHSSFEEFVNSACMIEIKERSCFIHIDVPGHADNAPNLAESFQFPSLQLLGEELITVLDFLHVKYVIGVGEGAGANVLARFGLAHPSRCLGLILINVTGSAASVLDVFKTKFISWKGDEVGQSAEDFLLYHKFGYQLVGDNPDKEKIVAEFQSRLHSSLNSKNIKQYVKAFMSRKDLPLKNCKVDLLLITGIMSPYASVVEKLYKDLNKEKVTLLKVERAGDVLADAPAKVAQSILLFCKGQGLLTSVAMPGVDRNRAFSTSSGGSTEGALGPRRLSRGMSMEDYDKPNIRRLSVTINEQLPPIKK, translated from the exons CGATATGCAGTCAATACGGAGAAGAGCGGAGAGATCATCGTTACAGTGCAG GGCGATCTATCGCAGCAGGAAAAGCGAGCTGTCTTCCTCACCGTTCACGATTTGGGAACCAACc ATTCCTCGTTTGAGGAGTTCGTCAACAGCGCGTGCATGATCGAAATCAAAGAACGGTCATGCTTCATCCACATCGATGTGCCCGGTCATGCGGATAATGCACCCAATCTGGCAGAATC GTTCCAGTTTCCATCACTGCAGCTGCTGGGCGAAGAGCTGATCACGGTGCTGGACTTCTTGCACGTGAAGTATGTGATCGGTGTGGGCGAAGGTGCTGGAGCAAATGTGCTGGCCCGTTTCGGTCTGGCCCATCCATCGCGTTGCCTCGGGCTTATCCTGATCAACGTCACGGGATCGGCAGCCTCGGTGCTGGATGTGTTCAAGACGAAATTCATCTCCTGGAAGGGCGACGAGGTTGGCCAGTCAGCCGAGGATTTCCTGCTTTACCATAAATTTGGCTAC caactgGTAGGCGATAATCCCGATAAGGAAAAGATTGTCGCCGAATTCCAGAGCCGTCTGCACAGCTCGCTTAACAGCAAAAACATCAAGCAATACGTTAAAGCATTTATGTC GCGCAAAGATTTGCCACTGAAGAATTGTAAAGTCGATCTATTGCTGATCACTGGCATCATGAGCCCATACGCCAGTGTCGTTGAGAAGCTGTACAAGGATCTGAACAAGGAGAAGGTCACGCTGCTGAAGGTGGAACGAGCTGGTGATGTGTTGGCTGATGCT CCTGCAAAAGTTGCCCAATCGATACTGCTATTCTGTAAGGGTCAGGGCTTGCTGACCTCGGTGGCGATGCCGGGTGTGGATCGCAACCGTGCATTCTCGACCAGTTCCGGCGGTTCGACCGAGGGTGCGCTCGGACCGAGGCGTCTATCGCGCGGTATGTCGATGGAGGACTACGACAAACCTAACATCAGACGGCTCAGCGTTACGATCAACGAGCAGCTGCCACCGATTAAGAAGTAG
- the LOC125950071 gene encoding uncharacterized protein ZK1073.1 isoform X4 encodes MRYAVNTEKSGEIIVTVQGDLSQQEKRAVFLTVHDLGTNHSSFEEFVNSACMIEIKERSCFIHIDVPGHADNAPNLAESFQFPSLQLLGEELITVLDFLHVKYVIGVGEGAGANVLARFGLAHPSRCLGLILINVTGSAASVLDVFKTKFISWKGDEVGQSAEDFLLYHKFGYQLVGDNPDKEKIVAEFQSRLHSSLNSKNIKQYVKAFMSRKDLPLKNCKVDLLLITGIMSPYASVVEKLYKDLNKEKVTLLKVERAGDVLADAPAKVAQSILLFCKGQGLLTSVAMPGVDRNRAFSTSSGGSTEGALGPRRLSRGMSMEDYDKPNIRRLSVTINEQLPPIKK; translated from the exons CGATATGCAGTCAATACGGAGAAGAGCGGAGAGATCATCGTTACAGTGCAG GGCGATCTATCGCAGCAGGAAAAGCGAGCTGTCTTCCTCACCGTTCACGATTTGGGAACCAACc ATTCCTCGTTTGAGGAGTTCGTCAACAGCGCGTGCATGATCGAAATCAAAGAACGGTCATGCTTCATCCACATCGATGTGCCCGGTCATGCGGATAATGCACCCAATCTGGCAGAATC GTTCCAGTTTCCATCACTGCAGCTGCTGGGCGAAGAGCTGATCACGGTGCTGGACTTCTTGCACGTGAAGTATGTGATCGGTGTGGGCGAAGGTGCTGGAGCAAATGTGCTGGCCCGTTTCGGTCTGGCCCATCCATCGCGTTGCCTCGGGCTTATCCTGATCAACGTCACGGGATCGGCAGCCTCGGTGCTGGATGTGTTCAAGACGAAATTCATCTCCTGGAAGGGCGACGAGGTTGGCCAGTCAGCCGAGGATTTCCTGCTTTACCATAAATTTGGCTAC caactgGTAGGCGATAATCCCGATAAGGAAAAGATTGTCGCCGAATTCCAGAGCCGTCTGCACAGCTCGCTTAACAGCAAAAACATCAAGCAATACGTTAAAGCATTTATGTC GCGCAAAGATTTGCCACTGAAGAATTGTAAAGTCGATCTATTGCTGATCACTGGCATCATGAGCCCATACGCCAGTGTCGTTGAGAAGCTGTACAAGGATCTGAACAAGGAGAAGGTCACGCTGCTGAAGGTGGAACGAGCTGGTGATGTGTTGGCTGATGCT CCTGCAAAAGTTGCCCAATCGATACTGCTATTCTGTAAGGGTCAGGGCTTGCTGACCTCGGTGGCGATGCCGGGTGTGGATCGCAACCGTGCATTCTCGACCAGTTCCGGCGGTTCGACCGAGGGTGCGCTCGGACCGAGGCGTCTATCGCGCGGTATGTCGATGGAGGACTACGACAAACCTAACATCAGACGGCTCAGCGTTACGATCAACGAGCAGCTGCCACCGATTAAGAAGTAG
- the LOC125950071 gene encoding uncharacterized protein ZK1073.1 isoform X3 produces the protein MGRRRYAVNTEKSGEIIVTVQGDLSQQEKRAVFLTVHDLGTNHSSFEEFVNSACMIEIKERSCFIHIDVPGHADNAPNLAESFQFPSLQLLGEELITVLDFLHVKYVIGVGEGAGANVLARFGLAHPSRCLGLILINVTGSAASVLDVFKTKFISWKGDEVGQSAEDFLLYHKFGYQLVGDNPDKEKIVAEFQSRLHSSLNSKNIKQYVKAFMSRKDLPLKNCKVDLLLITGIMSPYASVVEKLYKDLNKEKVTLLKVERAGDVLADAPAKVAQSILLFCKGQGLLTSVAMPGVDRNRAFSTSSGGSTEGALGPRRLSRGMSMEDYDKPNIRRLSVTINEQLPPIKK, from the exons ATGGGACGTCGG CGATATGCAGTCAATACGGAGAAGAGCGGAGAGATCATCGTTACAGTGCAG GGCGATCTATCGCAGCAGGAAAAGCGAGCTGTCTTCCTCACCGTTCACGATTTGGGAACCAACc ATTCCTCGTTTGAGGAGTTCGTCAACAGCGCGTGCATGATCGAAATCAAAGAACGGTCATGCTTCATCCACATCGATGTGCCCGGTCATGCGGATAATGCACCCAATCTGGCAGAATC GTTCCAGTTTCCATCACTGCAGCTGCTGGGCGAAGAGCTGATCACGGTGCTGGACTTCTTGCACGTGAAGTATGTGATCGGTGTGGGCGAAGGTGCTGGAGCAAATGTGCTGGCCCGTTTCGGTCTGGCCCATCCATCGCGTTGCCTCGGGCTTATCCTGATCAACGTCACGGGATCGGCAGCCTCGGTGCTGGATGTGTTCAAGACGAAATTCATCTCCTGGAAGGGCGACGAGGTTGGCCAGTCAGCCGAGGATTTCCTGCTTTACCATAAATTTGGCTAC caactgGTAGGCGATAATCCCGATAAGGAAAAGATTGTCGCCGAATTCCAGAGCCGTCTGCACAGCTCGCTTAACAGCAAAAACATCAAGCAATACGTTAAAGCATTTATGTC GCGCAAAGATTTGCCACTGAAGAATTGTAAAGTCGATCTATTGCTGATCACTGGCATCATGAGCCCATACGCCAGTGTCGTTGAGAAGCTGTACAAGGATCTGAACAAGGAGAAGGTCACGCTGCTGAAGGTGGAACGAGCTGGTGATGTGTTGGCTGATGCT CCTGCAAAAGTTGCCCAATCGATACTGCTATTCTGTAAGGGTCAGGGCTTGCTGACCTCGGTGGCGATGCCGGGTGTGGATCGCAACCGTGCATTCTCGACCAGTTCCGGCGGTTCGACCGAGGGTGCGCTCGGACCGAGGCGTCTATCGCGCGGTATGTCGATGGAGGACTACGACAAACCTAACATCAGACGGCTCAGCGTTACGATCAACGAGCAGCTGCCACCGATTAAGAAGTAG